One segment of Thermococcus profundus DNA contains the following:
- a CDS encoding TRAM domain-containing protein translates to MERNGFQSRKPPVKRGEHYRVRIESLGRGGDGIARIRGFVVFVPRTEVGDEVEIEIKNVKERFAFAEVVG, encoded by the coding sequence TTGGAGAGGAACGGATTTCAGAGCAGGAAGCCCCCAGTCAAGCGGGGGGAGCACTACAGGGTAAGGATTGAGTCCCTTGGAAGGGGCGGAGATGGGATTGCCAGGATCAGGGGCTTTGTTGTATTTGTTCCCAGAACAGAGGTTGGGGATGAGGTTGAGATCGAGATAAAGAACGTGAAAGAGCGCTTTGCCTTTGCCGAAGTGGTCGGATGA
- the tdh gene encoding L-threonine 3-dehydrogenase, whose product MTEKMQAIMKTKPAYGAELVEVDVPKPGPGEVLIKVLATSICGTDLHIYEWNEWAQSRIKPPQIMGHEVAGEVIEVGPGVEDLQVGDYISAETHIVCGKCYACKHNRYHVCQNTKIFGVDMDGVFAHYAIVPAKNAWKNPKNMKPEHAALQEPLGNAVDTVLAGPIAGRSTLITGAGPLGLLGIAVAKASGAYPVIVSEPSDFRRELAKKVGADYVVNPFEEDPVKFVMDITDGAGVEVFLEFSGAPKALEQGLRAVTPGGRVSLLGLFPREVTIDFNNLIIFKALEVHGITGRHLWETWYTVSSLIQSGKLNLDAVITHKYKGFDKYEEAFELMRAGKTGKVVFFPHKG is encoded by the coding sequence ATGACCGAAAAGATGCAGGCTATTATGAAGACCAAGCCGGCCTACGGGGCTGAGCTCGTTGAGGTGGACGTTCCAAAACCCGGCCCGGGTGAAGTTCTGATAAAAGTTCTCGCAACCAGCATCTGCGGAACGGATTTGCACATCTACGAGTGGAACGAGTGGGCTCAGTCAAGGATTAAGCCGCCCCAGATAATGGGCCATGAGGTGGCTGGAGAAGTCATCGAAGTCGGTCCCGGCGTTGAAGACCTCCAGGTTGGGGATTACATAAGCGCAGAGACTCACATCGTCTGCGGCAAGTGCTACGCGTGCAAGCACAACCGCTACCACGTCTGCCAGAACACCAAGATATTCGGCGTCGACATGGACGGTGTTTTTGCCCACTATGCAATAGTCCCGGCTAAAAACGCATGGAAGAACCCGAAGAATATGAAGCCCGAGCACGCGGCCCTTCAGGAGCCCCTTGGAAATGCGGTTGATACCGTTCTCGCAGGCCCGATTGCTGGAAGGAGCACGCTCATAACCGGAGCCGGTCCGCTTGGACTGCTCGGTATAGCCGTTGCCAAGGCGAGCGGCGCTTACCCCGTCATCGTCTCCGAGCCGAGCGATTTCAGGAGAGAACTTGCCAAGAAGGTCGGCGCTGACTACGTCGTCAATCCATTCGAGGAGGATCCAGTCAAGTTCGTCATGGACATAACCGACGGGGCTGGAGTTGAGGTCTTCCTCGAGTTCAGCGGCGCTCCCAAAGCTCTTGAACAGGGTCTCAGGGCGGTAACTCCAGGAGGACGCGTTTCGCTCCTCGGTCTCTTCCCGAGGGAAGTGACGATAGACTTCAACAACCTCATAATCTTCAAGGCCCTGGAAGTGCACGGCATAACCGGAAGGCACCTCTGGGAAACATGGTACACAGTTTCAAGCCTCATCCAGAGCGGCAAGCTCAACCTCGATGCTGTGATAACTCACAAATATAAAGGCTTCGACAAATATGAGGAAGCCTTCGAGCTTATGCGCGCAGGAAAAACCGGAAAGGTTGTTTTCTTCCCGCACAAGGGATGA
- a CDS encoding UPF0175 family protein: MGKKVVVELPGIVKLPDEEVERRVKVELAIRLYEKGILSFGQARRLAGLSKWEFIELLANEGSGIHYDKEELENDLKVMEEIA, encoded by the coding sequence ATGGGAAAGAAAGTTGTTGTCGAGCTTCCCGGAATAGTTAAGCTCCCCGATGAGGAAGTTGAGAGGAGGGTCAAGGTAGAGCTGGCCATAAGGCTCTACGAGAAAGGCATCCTCTCTTTTGGCCAGGCGAGAAGGTTAGCCGGGTTGAGCAAGTGGGAGTTCATAGAGCTCCTCGCTAATGAAGGTAGCGGAATACACTACGACAAGGAAGAGCTTGAGAACGACCTAAAGGTCATGGAGGAAATCGCATGA
- a CDS encoding DUF3368 domain-containing protein: MKVTVNSSPLIFLAKLGLLDLLDRLFDEVYITEAVYEETVIEGSDHDESSLIARAKFLRKVKVNDQRLVRFLLEMIDYGEAETIALALEKDLDLVVLDDKDARKAARGFGLRVTGTLGILLIAKRRGLIENIKPHIETLRKNGFRISDEIVERILKEAGEI; the protein is encoded by the coding sequence ATGAAGGTCACGGTCAACTCTTCTCCTCTGATATTCCTCGCCAAACTTGGACTGCTTGACTTATTGGATAGGCTGTTCGATGAGGTTTATATCACAGAAGCCGTTTATGAAGAAACTGTAATTGAAGGTTCAGACCATGACGAGTCATCCCTCATTGCTCGGGCTAAGTTCCTGAGAAAAGTCAAGGTAAACGACCAGAGGCTTGTGAGATTCCTCCTTGAGATGATAGACTATGGAGAAGCGGAGACCATAGCGCTTGCGCTTGAGAAAGACCTCGACCTCGTTGTTCTCGATGACAAGGACGCAAGGAAAGCCGCAAGGGGTTTCGGACTGAGGGTCACGGGGACTTTGGGAATTCTCCTCATTGCAAAGAGGAGGGGGCTAATTGAGAACATAAAACCACACATAGAGACCCTCAGAAAGAACGGCTTCAGGATTTCCGATGAGATAGTGGAAAGAATTTTAAAAGAGGCAGGGGAGATTTAG
- the pheS gene encoding phenylalanine--tRNA ligase subunit alpha — translation MELSYQEKLTLIKLSETKKVKFEELVEKTGLDQVAVMRSVLGLQAKGLAKLHERSEKVVKITETGKEYAQISLPEWRALKLLRERGKVTLDDLKDVLGEDELKPIVGLLRKEGWATVRKEDGKLVLEITDNGREAGERPIDRALKILAEKETVSLSEIEGLVSVKELKRRKIAEEDTVTEREVEITPAGEELVSKGLELKREVSLLTPELIKSGKWKEVEFRKFDIKAPVKRFYPGKKQPYRAFLDKIRRRLIEMGFIEMVSESMIETQFWNFDALFQPQNHPAREWTDTYQLKYPKSGHLPAEELVARVKAAHEHGGDTGSRGWGYVWSPERAMLLMPRAHGTALDARQLAKGVEIPGKYFTIQRVFRPDVLDRTHLIEFNQIDGFVVGEELNFRHLLGILKRFAVEIAGAKKVKFLPDYYPFTEPSVQMSAYHPELGWVEFGGAGIFREEMTKALGIDAPVIAWGIGIDRLAMFKLGIDDIRYLFSYDLRWLREARLVW, via the coding sequence ATGGAACTGAGCTACCAAGAAAAACTCACTCTCATAAAACTCAGCGAGACCAAAAAGGTCAAATTCGAAGAACTCGTTGAAAAAACCGGCCTTGACCAGGTAGCGGTTATGCGCTCAGTCCTCGGCCTCCAGGCAAAGGGACTTGCGAAGCTCCACGAGAGGAGCGAAAAAGTCGTTAAGATAACCGAGACCGGAAAGGAATACGCTCAGATCAGCCTTCCGGAGTGGAGAGCGCTAAAGCTTCTCCGCGAGAGGGGAAAGGTTACCCTCGACGACCTCAAAGATGTCCTTGGCGAGGACGAGCTGAAGCCGATAGTTGGTCTCCTCAGGAAAGAAGGCTGGGCAACCGTCAGGAAGGAGGATGGAAAGCTCGTCCTCGAAATAACTGACAATGGAAGGGAAGCCGGCGAGAGGCCCATCGACAGGGCCCTCAAGATCCTCGCGGAGAAGGAAACCGTCTCGCTGAGCGAGATTGAGGGTCTCGTCTCCGTCAAGGAGCTCAAGAGGAGGAAAATAGCCGAGGAAGACACTGTCACCGAGAGGGAGGTTGAGATAACCCCCGCTGGAGAGGAGCTCGTTAGCAAAGGTCTCGAGCTTAAGAGGGAGGTCTCCCTCCTCACGCCGGAACTCATAAAGTCTGGAAAATGGAAGGAAGTCGAGTTCAGGAAGTTCGACATCAAGGCACCGGTAAAGAGGTTCTACCCGGGCAAGAAGCAACCCTACAGGGCTTTCCTCGACAAGATAAGGAGAAGGCTCATCGAGATGGGCTTCATTGAGATGGTCTCGGAGAGCATGATAGAGACCCAGTTCTGGAACTTCGATGCCCTCTTCCAGCCGCAAAACCATCCGGCGAGGGAGTGGACCGACACCTATCAGCTCAAGTATCCGAAGAGTGGGCACCTTCCGGCTGAGGAGCTCGTTGCCAGGGTGAAGGCGGCCCACGAGCACGGAGGCGATACAGGTTCGAGGGGCTGGGGCTATGTATGGTCGCCAGAGAGGGCGATGCTACTCATGCCAAGAGCCCACGGAACCGCTCTAGATGCCAGACAGCTAGCGAAGGGCGTTGAGATTCCGGGTAAATACTTCACGATACAGCGCGTTTTCAGGCCCGACGTCCTCGACAGGACTCACCTCATCGAGTTCAACCAGATAGACGGCTTCGTCGTTGGGGAAGAGCTCAACTTCAGGCACCTCCTCGGAATACTCAAGCGCTTCGCCGTCGAGATAGCCGGAGCGAAGAAGGTGAAGTTCCTGCCGGATTACTACCCGTTCACCGAGCCGAGCGTCCAGATGAGCGCCTACCACCCAGAGCTAGGCTGGGTCGAGTTCGGGGGAGCGGGAATATTCAGGGAGGAGATGACGAAGGCTCTTGGAATAGATGCACCCGTTATAGCCTGGGGAATAGGAATCGACAGGCTGGCGATGTTCAAGCTCGGGATCGATGATATCCGCTACCTCTTCAGCTACGACCTGAGGTGGCTGAGGGAAGCGAGGCTGGTGTGGTGA
- a CDS encoding DUF2283 domain-containing protein: protein MSEEMIVRYDPNVDILYIQLSPKKPVDADMKGDFVIDLDENGEVIGIEIWRARELILPEFFKFIETVKKEGKPVESQG, encoded by the coding sequence ATGAGCGAGGAGATGATTGTGAGGTATGACCCAAACGTTGACATCCTGTACATCCAGCTCTCGCCAAAGAAGCCCGTGGACGCGGACATGAAAGGAGACTTTGTTATAGACCTCGACGAAAACGGTGAGGTCATTGGCATTGAGATATGGCGCGCGAGAGAGCTTATCCTTCCAGAGTTCTTCAAGTTCATTGAAACTGTCAAAAAAGAAGGAAAACCCGTTGAAAGCCAGGGGTGA
- a CDS encoding PIN domain-containing protein yields the protein MIVDTNVIISALIPKNSKLREFLLTTEIPLHAPDYMLMELEKYWGIIEKKAKKRGITEPELAHFREELLGRIIFHPLSEYRGFINKAYRICREFDEKDTPFVALALSLRLPIVTDDKGLLAHAGEYDVIPLNDVLR from the coding sequence GTGATCGTTGATACCAACGTCATAATATCAGCCCTCATTCCCAAAAACTCGAAGCTTAGGGAGTTCTTGCTCACGACCGAAATACCACTCCATGCCCCGGATTATATGCTAATGGAGCTTGAGAAGTACTGGGGTATCATCGAGAAAAAAGCAAAAAAGAGGGGGATAACTGAGCCCGAACTAGCCCACTTCAGGGAAGAGCTTCTGGGAAGGATTATTTTTCATCCGCTTTCCGAGTACCGTGGTTTTATAAACAAGGCCTACAGAATATGCAGGGAGTTTGACGAGAAGGATACCCCTTTCGTTGCACTCGCCCTCTCACTGAGGCTTCCGATAGTAACCGACGATAAAGGTTTGCTAGCCCACGCTGGCGAGTATGATGTAATTCCTTTGAATGACGTGTTGAGGTGA
- the pheT gene encoding phenylalanine--tRNA ligase subunit beta: MPKFDVSKRDLEGLVGKEFSVEEWEDLFLYAKCELDDMWEENGEIYFKADSKDTNRPDLWSAEGIARQIRFALGFQKGLPKYEVEKSDVVVYVDEKLKGIRPYGVYAIVEGLNIDEEALKQMINLQEKVALTFGRRRREVAIGIFDFDKVKPPVYYRAAEKTEKFVPLGYDEEMTLEEILEKHEKGKEYGHLIKDKPFYPLLVDSEGKVLSMPPIINSEITGRVTTETKNVFVDITGWELNKVMLALNVVVTALAERGGKIRSVKVIYPDFEIETPDLTPKEFEVELDYIRKLAGLDLSDEEIKDLLERMMYEVELKDGRAKLRYPAFRDDIMHARDVLEDVLIAYGYNKIEPEEPKLAVQGRGDKFVEFEDAVRELMVGFGLQEVMTFNLTNREAQYNRMNLEFGKDYFKNPPAELVEIENPISPKWSALRNWLTPSLLDFLSQNTHEEYPQKLFEVGKATLIDESRETKTVSESKLAVALAHPRVTFTEAKEILDSVMRHLGFEYELEEVEHPSFIPGRAGRIIVNGETIGIIGEIHPEVLEKWGIEMPVAVFETFLAPLYKEPYL; encoded by the coding sequence ATGCCGAAGTTCGATGTTTCAAAGCGCGACCTCGAAGGGCTCGTCGGGAAGGAGTTCAGCGTCGAAGAGTGGGAAGACCTCTTCCTATACGCCAAATGCGAGCTCGATGACATGTGGGAGGAGAACGGTGAAATCTACTTCAAGGCGGACTCGAAGGACACGAACAGGCCCGACCTCTGGAGTGCTGAAGGAATAGCGAGGCAGATACGCTTTGCCCTCGGCTTCCAGAAGGGCCTGCCGAAGTACGAAGTCGAGAAGAGCGACGTTGTAGTTTACGTTGACGAGAAGCTGAAGGGCATCCGCCCCTACGGTGTCTACGCCATCGTCGAGGGCCTGAACATAGATGAGGAAGCTCTCAAACAGATGATAAACCTTCAGGAGAAGGTTGCCCTCACCTTCGGGAGGAGGAGAAGGGAGGTAGCGATAGGCATCTTCGACTTCGACAAGGTAAAGCCGCCGGTGTACTACAGAGCGGCCGAGAAGACGGAAAAGTTTGTCCCGCTCGGCTACGACGAGGAGATGACGCTCGAGGAGATCCTTGAAAAGCACGAGAAGGGGAAGGAGTACGGGCACCTGATAAAGGACAAGCCATTCTATCCTCTCCTCGTGGACAGCGAGGGGAAAGTCCTCTCCATGCCGCCGATAATCAACTCGGAGATAACAGGAAGGGTAACCACCGAGACCAAAAACGTCTTCGTTGACATAACAGGATGGGAGTTGAATAAAGTCATGCTCGCCCTTAACGTCGTAGTTACTGCTCTTGCGGAGCGCGGCGGGAAGATACGGAGCGTCAAGGTGATTTACCCGGACTTCGAAATAGAGACGCCAGACTTAACGCCGAAGGAGTTCGAGGTCGAGCTCGACTACATCAGGAAGCTGGCCGGCCTCGACCTGAGCGACGAAGAGATCAAGGACCTCCTAGAGAGGATGATGTACGAGGTCGAGCTTAAAGACGGAAGGGCTAAGCTCCGCTATCCAGCGTTCCGCGATGATATAATGCACGCAAGGGACGTCCTTGAGGATGTGCTCATAGCCTACGGCTACAACAAGATCGAACCGGAGGAGCCGAAGCTCGCTGTCCAAGGAAGGGGAGACAAGTTCGTTGAGTTCGAGGATGCCGTTAGGGAGCTCATGGTCGGCTTTGGTTTACAGGAGGTCATGACCTTCAACCTGACGAACAGGGAGGCTCAGTACAACAGGATGAACCTTGAATTCGGAAAGGACTACTTCAAAAACCCGCCCGCTGAATTGGTGGAGATAGAGAACCCGATAAGCCCCAAGTGGTCGGCTCTGAGGAACTGGCTCACACCCAGTTTACTCGACTTCCTGAGCCAGAACACCCACGAGGAGTATCCTCAAAAGTTGTTCGAAGTCGGGAAAGCCACACTCATAGACGAGAGCAGAGAAACCAAGACGGTCAGCGAGAGCAAGCTGGCCGTTGCCTTAGCTCATCCGCGCGTGACCTTTACAGAGGCTAAGGAAATCCTCGATTCGGTAATGCGCCACCTCGGCTTTGAGTACGAGCTTGAAGAAGTAGAACACCCGAGCTTCATTCCAGGTAGGGCCGGCAGAATCATCGTGAACGGAGAAACGATAGGGATCATAGGGGAGATACACCCAGAGGTGCTGGAAAAATGGGGAATAGAGATGCCAGTCGCAGTGTTTGAGACATTTTTGGCTCCCCTCTACAAGGAGCCGTACCTCTAA
- the thyX gene encoding FAD-dependent thymidylate synthase: protein MGDGIRVTLVNYTKNPLETVTWAALISYWEEWETEAFERMTENDVEMHLPRVLGYGHESILEHATLTFAIEGCSRVCSHQLVRHRLASYTQQSQRYIILNPKDIEETFVIPEEIKKDPELLGEWKEFMKKSIELYKKSIERGQHQEDARFILPQAVRTKIVVTMNLRELKHFLGLRACERAQWEIREVAWKMLEEIAKNDELRPIIKWAKLGPRCIQIGYCPEGELMPPGCWKRTKEKWEALFRSFSR from the coding sequence ATGGGCGATGGAATCAGGGTGACCCTTGTCAATTATACAAAGAACCCACTTGAGACTGTCACATGGGCGGCCCTTATAAGCTACTGGGAAGAATGGGAAACGGAAGCCTTTGAGAGGATGACCGAGAACGACGTCGAAATGCACCTTCCGAGGGTTCTTGGCTACGGGCACGAGTCAATTCTTGAGCATGCGACGCTCACTTTTGCCATAGAAGGCTGTTCTCGTGTTTGTTCGCATCAACTTGTTAGACATAGACTTGCTTCTTATACCCAACAGTCACAGAGGTATATAATTTTAAACCCGAAAGACATTGAAGAGACCTTTGTTATCCCCGAGGAGATAAAAAAGGATCCAGAGCTACTTGGGGAGTGGAAGGAGTTCATGAAAAAGTCCATCGAGCTGTACAAAAAGAGCATTGAGCGCGGCCAGCACCAGGAGGACGCGCGCTTCATCCTCCCACAGGCAGTCAGGACGAAGATAGTCGTTACAATGAACCTCCGCGAGCTGAAGCACTTCTTGGGGCTGAGGGCATGCGAGAGGGCTCAGTGGGAGATAAGGGAAGTAGCCTGGAAAATGCTAGAAGAGATCGCGAAGAACGATGAGCTGAGGCCGATAATAAAGTGGGCGAAGCTCGGGCCGAGGTGCATCCAGATCGGCTACTGCCCCGAGGGCGAGCTTATGCCCCCCGGATGCTGGAAGAGGACCAAGGAGAAATGGGAGGCACTTTTCAGGAGTTTTTCTCGGTGA
- a CDS encoding DUF996 domain-containing protein: MSELKDAKTWGGIGSILTIFGLGFIGFILKLIGIKKISEATGNEEIYNKYLWAAILAVIGLLLPLPGLLSGSIAGFGLMGVLAAILMIVSVYFMKQSYDMIAEETGVAMFKTAALLYIIGAVLMIIVIGILLIFVAAILETVAFFSLPDELPGKKGQTPAEEEVVF; this comes from the coding sequence ATGTCTGAGTTGAAAGATGCAAAAACCTGGGGCGGAATCGGGTCTATACTGACAATCTTTGGCCTGGGCTTCATCGGCTTTATACTGAAGCTGATAGGCATTAAGAAGATATCAGAAGCAACCGGCAACGAGGAGATCTACAACAAGTACCTGTGGGCCGCTATTCTGGCAGTGATTGGCCTCCTCCTGCCCCTGCCAGGCTTGTTGTCCGGAAGCATTGCAGGATTTGGGCTTATGGGTGTGCTCGCGGCGATCCTTATGATAGTGTCCGTGTACTTCATGAAGCAGAGCTACGACATGATAGCGGAGGAAACAGGCGTGGCCATGTTCAAGACCGCTGCCCTGCTCTACATAATAGGAGCCGTCTTAATGATAATCGTGATCGGTATCCTGTTGATATTTGTAGCAGCGATTCTCGAGACGGTTGCATTCTTCTCCCTGCCGGACGAACTCCCTGGAAAGAAAGGTCAGACACCAGCAGAGGAAGAGGTCGTCTTTTGA
- the argF gene encoding ornithine carbamoyltransferase has product MVVSLAGRDVLCLQDFTREELETILKTAEMMKIWNKIGKPHRVLEGKTLAMIFQKPSTRTRISFEVGIYQLGGYGLYLNAQDLQLRRGETIADTARVLSRYVDGIMARVYAHKDVEDLAKYASVPVINGLSDFSHPCQALADYQTILEKKGRIAGLKIVYVGDGNNVAHSLMIAGTKLGANVVVATPEGYEPDKKVIKWAEQNAAESGGSFELLHDPIKAVKDADVIYTDVWASMGQEAEAEERRKIFQPFQVNKDLVKHAKPDYIFMHCLPAHRGEEVTDDVVDSPNSVVFDEAENRLHAQKAVMALVMGGIKV; this is encoded by the coding sequence ATGGTGGTTAGCCTTGCAGGAAGGGATGTTCTCTGCCTCCAGGACTTCACGAGGGAGGAGCTTGAGACGATTCTCAAAACAGCTGAGATGATGAAGATCTGGAACAAGATCGGAAAGCCGCACCGCGTTCTCGAGGGCAAGACTCTAGCTATGATATTCCAGAAGCCCTCAACTAGAACCAGGATCTCCTTCGAGGTCGGTATCTACCAGCTCGGCGGCTACGGCCTCTACCTCAACGCCCAGGACCTCCAGCTCCGCAGGGGAGAGACGATAGCCGACACCGCAAGGGTTCTCAGCAGGTACGTTGATGGGATCATGGCGAGGGTCTACGCCCACAAGGACGTTGAGGATCTGGCAAAATACGCAAGCGTTCCAGTGATAAACGGTCTCTCTGACTTCTCACACCCATGCCAGGCCCTAGCTGATTATCAGACCATCCTTGAGAAGAAGGGGAGAATAGCTGGCCTTAAGATCGTCTACGTTGGAGACGGCAACAACGTCGCCCACTCCCTCATGATAGCCGGAACCAAGCTCGGTGCCAACGTGGTCGTTGCCACCCCAGAAGGTTATGAGCCGGACAAGAAAGTTATCAAGTGGGCAGAGCAGAACGCCGCCGAGAGCGGTGGAAGCTTTGAGCTCCTCCACGATCCGATCAAGGCTGTTAAAGACGCCGACGTCATCTACACTGACGTCTGGGCGAGCATGGGGCAGGAAGCCGAGGCAGAGGAGAGGAGGAAGATATTCCAGCCCTTCCAGGTCAACAAAGACCTCGTCAAGCACGCGAAGCCTGACTACATCTTCATGCACTGCCTCCCGGCCCACAGAGGCGAGGAGGTTACGGACGACGTCGTTGACAGCCCGAACAGCGTCGTCTTCGATGAAGCGGAGAACAGGCTCCACGCCCAGAAGGCAGTCATGGCCCTCGTCATGGGCGGGATTAAGGTCTGA
- a CDS encoding Kelch repeat-containing protein, with the protein MYIFGGFYDSSNFSRAIYLFVPEDNSITKVGTLPYPIGQAPGAWDGEKIYLVGGRGPGPNKYIVIFTPRD; encoded by the coding sequence ATATACATCTTCGGCGGCTTTTACGACAGCTCCAACTTCAGCCGTGCCATCTACCTCTTCGTCCCGGAGGATAACTCCATAACAAAAGTCGGCACCCTCCCGTATCCCATTGGGCAGGCTCCTGGAGCCTGGGACGGAGAGAAGATATACCTAGTTGGAGGGAGAGGTCCTGGACCCAACAAGTACATCGTAATCTTCACGCCTAGGGATTAG
- a CDS encoding Kelch repeat-containing protein, producing MRHSLLLAVLFLVVAGIAGYWTWSALGSNSGSTRIAGDIELVEIDHEVLAGLGNGFFVKVDNSTFIASVKVLVKGERAENRVYRVKNGKAELLGKLDAPFVTDVPALWINNEVLLFGGYNPGNITQIPIVYAYNPENGTMRKFVEMPFRDYDQLSLLWDGSKAYLFVRFLGGNLSVYSFDPYAKIFQRLDLDFPEGFVFPGTSMYAAVWYKGKGYLVHGDRIAVFDPSSKSFLWAPVRLPDKYWARTAVATDRGYTSSAAFTTAPTSAVPSTSSSRRITP from the coding sequence ATGAGACATAGCTTGCTCTTAGCCGTCCTTTTTCTCGTGGTGGCGGGGATAGCTGGATATTGGACATGGAGCGCCCTTGGATCCAATTCAGGGAGCACCCGCATTGCCGGCGATATTGAGCTCGTGGAAATCGACCATGAAGTTCTCGCAGGACTTGGAAACGGGTTTTTCGTGAAGGTGGACAACTCAACCTTCATAGCAAGCGTTAAGGTTTTGGTTAAGGGGGAGCGAGCCGAGAATAGAGTGTATCGGGTGAAGAACGGAAAGGCCGAACTGCTGGGTAAGCTCGATGCTCCCTTCGTGACCGATGTCCCCGCCTTGTGGATAAACAATGAGGTGTTACTCTTTGGGGGATACAATCCCGGCAACATTACTCAGATTCCCATCGTTTACGCGTACAACCCTGAGAACGGGACCATGAGGAAATTCGTTGAGATGCCCTTTAGGGACTACGACCAGCTCTCCCTTCTCTGGGATGGTTCAAAGGCGTATCTCTTCGTCAGATTCCTGGGTGGAAACCTCTCCGTCTATTCGTTTGACCCCTATGCAAAGATATTCCAGCGCCTCGATCTCGATTTCCCGGAGGGGTTCGTCTTTCCGGGAACCTCAATGTATGCGGCTGTGTGGTACAAAGGGAAGGGATACCTCGTACACGGCGATAGGATAGCGGTCTTCGATCCATCCTCAAAAAGCTTCCTCTGGGCTCCAGTTAGGCTTCCCGACAAATACTGGGCCAGAACGGCGGTGGCAACTGACAGGGGATATACATCTTCGGCGGCTTTTACGACAGCTCCAACTTCAGCCGTGCCATCTACCTCTTCGTCCCGGAGGATAACTCCATAA
- a CDS encoding NOL1/NOP2/sun family putative RNA methylase — protein sequence MLERLFSLGYSRTFAERYYQLWGERALAIAEAMEKPLPRCFRVNTLRIEIPKLTKLLNKKGFQFKRVTWAREGFCLTREPFSITSTPEYLSGLLYIQEASSMYPPVALEPKPGETVADMAAAPGGKTSYMAQLMENEGIIYAFDVGEERLKETRLNLSRLGITNTILLHSSSLHIDELGVEFDKILLDAPCTGSGTIHKNPERKSNRTMDDVKFCQGLQMRLLEKGLSVLKEGGILVYSTCSLEPEENEFVIQWVLDNFDVELLPLRYGEPALTNPFGVELSEEIRKARRFYPDKHGTSGFFVAKIKKR from the coding sequence ATGCTCGAAAGGTTGTTTTCCCTCGGCTACTCAAGGACATTCGCTGAAAGGTATTACCAGCTCTGGGGCGAGAGGGCCTTAGCGATAGCAGAGGCCATGGAAAAACCTCTGCCGAGATGCTTCCGCGTTAACACCCTCAGGATAGAGATTCCAAAACTCACGAAGCTCCTCAACAAGAAGGGCTTTCAGTTTAAACGAGTTACCTGGGCGAGGGAGGGCTTCTGCCTCACGAGGGAGCCGTTCTCGATAACCTCAACACCCGAATATCTTTCCGGCCTTCTCTACATCCAGGAGGCGAGCTCGATGTATCCCCCCGTTGCCCTAGAGCCTAAACCTGGAGAGACCGTCGCCGACATGGCCGCCGCCCCCGGGGGAAAGACCTCCTACATGGCACAGCTGATGGAGAACGAGGGGATAATCTACGCCTTCGACGTTGGAGAAGAAAGGCTTAAGGAGACGAGGCTCAACCTTTCGAGGCTGGGAATTACAAACACTATCCTCCTCCACAGCTCTTCCCTCCACATAGACGAGCTCGGCGTTGAGTTCGACAAAATCCTCCTCGATGCGCCCTGCACGGGCTCCGGAACGATACACAAGAACCCGGAGAGGAAATCCAACAGAACGATGGATGACGTTAAGTTCTGCCAGGGTCTTCAGATGAGGCTCCTCGAGAAGGGCCTGAGCGTCCTTAAAGAGGGGGGGATTCTAGTTTATTCAACCTGCTCCCTAGAGCCGGAGGAGAACGAGTTCGTTATCCAGTGGGTCTTAGACAACTTCGACGTTGAGCTTCTTCCGTTGAGATACGGCGAGCCAGCTTTGACGAACCCCTTCGGAGTTGAGCTGAGCGAAGAGATAAGAAAGGCGAGGAGATTTTATCCGGACAAACACGGGACGAGCGGCTTCTTTGTTGCAAAAATAAAGAAGCGTTAA